A single region of the Neisseriaceae bacterium genome encodes:
- a CDS encoding DUF2169 domain-containing protein gives MKIVKPQQLVFLKNAYQLEKNCYLGISAIAGCYLDKTNHFITEPEVWDVWDKSPKSVPFLDVPVVKQFAEYVLVGHASIGKEVSFFDAEVNVGKLKKQWRIFGEGSYIRRKKFYGMSMDHVNVWGGVDNQYNPLGKGNTIIDNAPNVVLRKEDRLFERESLASPSPIPFNFNQRKKYIDKIAPTMASSEYLDKVYPGYPKGFDLRYFQIASPDQWLDSVAWPSGSSFLLRGFAQTEDTIKGNFPKVSARAFGSNDNKIVDEIPLLLQTIWLVPNFNVALLVFTGEIQIGELTEEPYDVLLLALDNDGNPRDRAYYFKVLKKRLSKESKLDSLLDLDLMPEDHKINVIHSMENHPSSIRYTPGPMNDKEVDQYFEEIEKAIKFSKMSESNQDIKNLGKAQKNEINFNDVFSLSNEYKFQDKDYGKFYSYSTTIVKKEFSNCQFKDIDFSRYEFINCVFQRCNFYDCIFDGNIFNKSNLEDSKFVDCTMKNLKISDTQLTSLQFSATEFEKVVCNNCQLSESKIENCYLYDVRFLFVQINGVSWIKSKIDCLIFSDSLIIACTFKNTHLISVDVNKSRMEKNSIVYSSLKSCSFDKSGIFSFVVGLESGLENCTFRDCWLEKIGMGNTIVKGSFFEYCNIKEINGSYSDFSSTKFTNCDVMTAIFKDATLVKTEWKECGLQQSIFYNSNLVGAVFLECNLIGSNLALIDQNENTTFKGCLLDKVLWIPKRN, from the coding sequence ATGAAAATAGTAAAGCCACAACAATTAGTTTTTCTTAAGAATGCATACCAATTAGAGAAAAACTGTTATTTAGGTATTAGTGCTATTGCTGGTTGCTATCTTGATAAAACGAACCATTTTATCACAGAGCCTGAGGTGTGGGATGTTTGGGATAAATCGCCTAAGTCTGTCCCATTTTTAGACGTACCCGTTGTTAAGCAGTTTGCTGAATATGTATTAGTTGGACATGCTTCTATAGGGAAAGAGGTTTCGTTTTTTGATGCGGAAGTGAATGTTGGTAAACTAAAAAAGCAGTGGAGAATTTTTGGCGAAGGATCCTATATTCGGAGAAAGAAATTTTATGGGATGTCGATGGATCATGTCAATGTCTGGGGTGGTGTTGATAATCAATATAATCCGTTGGGAAAAGGAAATACCATCATTGATAATGCCCCTAATGTTGTTTTGAGAAAAGAAGACAGGTTGTTTGAAAGAGAAAGTCTTGCCTCTCCTTCGCCGATTCCATTTAATTTCAATCAAAGGAAAAAATATATTGATAAAATTGCTCCAACTATGGCATCTTCAGAATATTTGGATAAAGTTTATCCTGGCTATCCCAAAGGATTTGATCTACGTTATTTTCAAATCGCCTCTCCAGATCAGTGGTTAGATAGTGTGGCATGGCCAAGTGGATCTAGTTTTTTATTGAGGGGGTTTGCGCAAACTGAAGATACAATTAAAGGTAACTTCCCGAAAGTATCGGCAAGAGCTTTTGGTTCGAACGATAACAAGATAGTTGATGAAATTCCATTGTTATTACAAACAATATGGTTAGTGCCTAATTTTAATGTGGCTTTGCTTGTTTTTACAGGAGAGATTCAAATTGGAGAATTAACTGAAGAGCCTTACGATGTCTTGCTTTTAGCCTTAGATAATGATGGTAATCCTAGAGATAGAGCATATTATTTTAAAGTTCTGAAAAAGAGATTGAGTAAAGAATCAAAGTTAGATTCATTACTAGATTTAGATTTAATGCCTGAAGATCACAAAATTAATGTTATTCATTCTATGGAAAATCATCCTAGTTCTATTAGGTACACGCCTGGCCCCATGAATGACAAGGAAGTGGATCAATATTTTGAAGAGATAGAGAAAGCTATTAAGTTTTCAAAAATGTCCGAATCGAATCAAGATATAAAAAATCTTGGTAAAGCACAGAAAAATGAAATAAATTTTAATGATGTATTTTCATTATCTAATGAATATAAATTTCAAGATAAAGATTATGGGAAATTTTATTCTTATAGTACAACTATTGTTAAAAAAGAGTTTAGTAATTGTCAATTTAAGGATATAGATTTTTCAAGGTATGAATTTATAAATTGTGTATTTCAAAGATGTAATTTTTACGATTGTATATTTGATGGAAATATTTTTAATAAGTCTAATTTAGAGGATTCTAAATTTGTTGATTGTACTATGAAAAATTTGAAAATTTCAGATACACAACTTACCTCTTTGCAATTCTCTGCTACTGAATTTGAGAAGGTTGTGTGTAACAATTGTCAACTTTCAGAATCTAAGATAGAAAATTGTTATTTGTATGATGTAAGGTTTTTGTTTGTCCAGATCAATGGGGTTAGCTGGATAAAAAGTAAAATAGATTGTTTAATATTTAGTGATAGTTTGATAATTGCATGTACTTTTAAAAATACCCATTTAATTTCAGTTGATGTTAACAAATCAAGGATGGAGAAAAACTCAATTGTTTATTCTTCATTGAAGAGTTGCTCCTTTGATAAAAGCGGTATTTTTAGTTTTGTAGTGGGACTTGAAAGTGGATTAGAAAATTGCACTTTTAGAGATTGTTGGCTAGAGAAAATAGGTATGGGTAATACTATTGTAAAAGGTAGCTTTTTTGAATACTGTAATATTAAAGAAATAAATGGGAGTTATTCTGATTTTAGCAGTACCAAGTTTACCAATTGTGATGTTATGACTGCAATTTTCAAAGATGCTACTCTGGTTAAGACTGAGTGGAAGGAATGTGGTTTGCAACAAAGTATATTTTACAATTCAAACTTGGTGGGAGCAGTTTTTCTTGAATGTAATTTAATAGGCTCTAATTTAGCATTGATTGATCAGAACGAAAACACAACTTTTAAAGGGTGTCTCTTGGATAAAGTGTTATGGATTCCTAAGAGAAATTAA
- a CDS encoding OmpA family protein yields MKFIENQISSAISDIRSRVRGKVSPERAALDAMSKIDATHSKKIQASKDMDNNSGDEIDTSSSDSRQLAGSNEYDIDPSLSVQYKGSHMTRDSGSHSHDESIHNDRYQTGAGHGVIKRVITKSAWDNDLIKAAVPSLLTILPIISNKVDIDDGDIMSLNLQLTKHIEDFRTTLLSSQYLSEDVDNMGAMLCTFLDEKLAEHGIVFDKSLLVHFYKDAWGGEKCFEHLDNYLEKPNKNKKILEFYDLFLSLGFLGKYGIIDQGPIILNNLKSEIKGLLFTKPTIDLTHLLDYEILKRRNSLITPLKLLIGTILTFVMLYLLISFYLHSLSRDLRNEINAWEPPVLATIRTTPPPELASILKEGWLQIREHPLGWLLIFTSDGAFNVGSAELTEEFKEKKNLERLGNALANYPGDLVVIGHTDNTRYKKGTGSNLQLSIDRARTVERELRNGTSINNYNQRKISSEGKGDSEPIFNNDTKEGRAKNRRVDILWKIGRKEKDEFLEILDNGDKDIIKDQVGY; encoded by the coding sequence ATGAAATTTATAGAAAATCAAATAAGTTCAGCTATATCTGATATACGTTCGAGAGTCCGGGGAAAAGTTTCCCCTGAAAGAGCGGCATTAGATGCAATGAGTAAAATTGATGCCACTCATAGTAAAAAGATTCAGGCGTCTAAAGATATGGATAATAATTCGGGTGATGAGATTGATACATCAAGTAGTGATTCTCGTCAACTAGCTGGGTCAAATGAGTATGATATCGATCCTTCTCTTTCGGTTCAATATAAAGGATCTCATATGACACGTGATTCAGGCAGCCATAGTCATGATGAATCAATACATAATGATAGATATCAAACAGGTGCAGGACACGGGGTGATAAAAAGGGTTATTACAAAATCAGCATGGGATAATGATCTTATTAAAGCAGCAGTTCCATCCTTATTAACAATACTTCCAATTATTTCTAATAAGGTAGATATTGATGATGGAGACATAATGTCTTTAAATCTACAACTTACTAAGCACATAGAAGATTTTAGAACTACCCTGTTATCTTCCCAATATTTATCTGAGGATGTTGATAATATGGGTGCTATGCTTTGTACTTTCTTGGACGAAAAATTGGCAGAACATGGAATTGTGTTTGATAAAAGTTTATTAGTTCATTTTTATAAGGATGCATGGGGTGGAGAGAAGTGTTTTGAACATCTTGATAATTATCTAGAAAAACCGAATAAGAATAAAAAAATACTAGAATTTTATGACTTATTTCTGTCGCTAGGTTTTTTAGGTAAATACGGAATTATAGATCAGGGTCCAATCATTTTAAATAATTTGAAAAGTGAAATAAAGGGACTTTTATTTACAAAACCAACAATAGATTTAACTCACTTATTAGATTATGAAATTTTAAAAAGAAGAAATTCTTTAATTACTCCTTTAAAACTATTGATTGGAACCATATTAACCTTTGTTATGTTATATCTTTTGATTTCTTTTTATCTACATAGTCTATCTAGAGATTTACGTAACGAAATTAATGCGTGGGAACCGCCAGTTTTGGCAACTATAAGAACAACACCACCTCCTGAGTTAGCTTCAATTCTTAAAGAAGGATGGCTTCAGATTAGAGAACATCCTTTGGGTTGGTTATTGATTTTTACCTCAGATGGAGCTTTTAATGTAGGTTCTGCTGAATTAACAGAAGAATTTAAAGAGAAAAAGAATTTAGAAAGGTTAGGTAATGCCTTAGCCAACTATCCTGGAGATTTAGTTGTTATTGGTCATACTGATAATACTCGGTATAAGAAGGGTACAGGCTCTAATTTGCAACTTTCTATAGACAGAGCCAGAACTGTCGAAAGAGAACTCAGAAATGGTACAAGCATAAATAATTATAATCAAAGAAAAATTTCTTCAGAAGGGAAGGGTGATTCTGAACCTATATTTAATAATGATACTAAAGAGGGTAGAGCAAAAAATAGAAGAGTTGATATTTTGTGGAAAATTGGAAGAAAAGAAAAGGATGAGTTTTTGGAGATTCTGGATAACGGTGATAAAGATATCATTAAGGATCAAGTCGGTTACTAA
- the tssM gene encoding type VI secretion system membrane subunit TssM has protein sequence MVLFRRTIIIIFAFILCAVIWYIGPIVAVGKYHPFAAVWIRVFLIAVILFTVFWPITVMIISFLLRYFLKPFKQKPKQKKELDIVTSRFQDTILTLKVSSLTDKKSKLQTIADFITKPYLEDRPWFLMIGAPSVGKTSSLSNSGENFLHSEHYGLEPTSNIGPTDVYNSWISDRAVYFDTNPEWIKLDGQREESVNHIKTFFKLVKKYRDSGLDGILLVIDSEWLRKVSVNELKSYADTLRARLLEITKILAQDLPVSLLITKIDLLPGAKEFMYMFNDEIIDNGFGLSAPPIRIDGRDTDYFDIFSTRYDEWIVKLTDYLLEVLHESLDNQTRSQLFDFVESISSLKKTILSLVEQIFPSHPTGYSGYLHDIWFGSAISLQIGNDEYDTKYLGKLYYPALTRQVESRGILDNLTATKKVKFNRRKAFKYAGIGLLAIVGMFILVMKYSKEVDYISYVAAKFKHTKNIIKEVPLSSKAGDELVYAYEQLGYINSQLNGSQEGHFNFQDDKINPYIEHTFINETLERAYHNHLLKFFWPAVTNYITDQLAKNIKTNSQEVYDTLRMYQMLVKPERRNSEDLINWFMSQWDSFAPSGYTGKDKKIFSFHLKSLFDDKFPDDSPVFNPNNSLVNIAMQKARNTPTTLRVIKKLKDMSLPPNIRDISLSIAAGNNASLMLQHKDGRSVVDMSIPAFYTRGAYHDLFLENIDKTIQSVIEELSWVLNDDLARTSPKLSTIGYKQKLKEDVIQYYLIEFTDQWNKFINNITVRPVKNLEDAAFLSKQLADPSSPIVNFIRFVSRELNLTGTEDGYAGDWFKRTVSGLQQNRKKIIGEISGERTQYRLSPEKLVEDQFRSLLDIGNKIVRVDDLNGNPVSKLFEDVYNLIYPLSLVVKNDPTAPHQEESVFGQIKGRALTLPDPLKSILLDLVDGSQSHAIQEIKTTINNKVTGVFSEICHGTIMSKYPFNKNSQNDISVSDFNRIFAPSGELEHFFKENNIEELIQQQTYGNSQTNYIDPKIARAYNNFLKIKNSFFIGGNELKMTFDVKPVALSSNVFQADLDIDGQKIRYSHGYPTTTRVVWPGPNNGNLIKLTLQTNDGAIKIVNFSGPWALFRFYDKSKVIKSGVGYRVISYVLDGKYSINLEIRSDMSNFPIWDNAIQRFSCPH, from the coding sequence GTGGTCTTATTTCGTCGAACAATAATTATCATATTTGCGTTTATTTTGTGTGCTGTTATATGGTACATAGGTCCCATAGTAGCTGTGGGTAAGTATCATCCATTTGCAGCTGTTTGGATTAGAGTTTTTCTTATAGCTGTTATATTATTTACGGTATTTTGGCCAATAACGGTGATGATAATATCTTTTTTACTCAGGTATTTTCTCAAGCCTTTTAAGCAAAAGCCTAAACAAAAAAAGGAATTAGATATTGTCACATCTCGATTCCAAGATACTATACTCACGTTAAAAGTTTCTTCCTTAACTGATAAAAAAAGTAAACTTCAGACAATAGCTGATTTTATTACTAAACCATATCTTGAAGATCGACCTTGGTTTTTGATGATTGGAGCACCTTCGGTCGGTAAAACTTCTTCATTGAGTAACAGTGGTGAAAACTTTTTACATTCTGAACATTATGGACTTGAACCTACATCTAATATTGGCCCTACAGATGTTTATAATTCTTGGATATCAGATAGAGCGGTATACTTTGATACAAATCCGGAGTGGATTAAATTAGATGGCCAGAGAGAGGAGAGTGTGAATCATATTAAAACTTTCTTCAAACTTGTTAAGAAATATCGTGATTCGGGTCTGGATGGTATTTTATTGGTAATTGATTCTGAATGGTTGAGAAAAGTATCTGTGAATGAATTAAAATCATATGCTGATACTTTGCGAGCTAGGTTGTTAGAAATTACTAAAATACTTGCTCAAGATTTACCAGTATCTCTTTTGATTACCAAGATTGACTTACTTCCTGGTGCGAAAGAGTTCATGTATATGTTTAATGATGAGATCATAGACAATGGATTTGGGTTAAGTGCACCACCGATAAGGATTGATGGTAGAGATACAGACTATTTTGATATTTTTTCTACTAGATATGATGAATGGATTGTTAAACTAACTGACTATTTGTTAGAAGTACTACATGAGTCTCTTGATAATCAAACAAGAAGTCAATTATTTGATTTTGTTGAATCAATATCATCATTGAAAAAAACTATTTTGAGTTTAGTGGAACAGATTTTCCCTAGTCATCCAACTGGTTATTCGGGTTATTTGCATGATATTTGGTTTGGTTCTGCTATTTCACTTCAAATAGGTAATGATGAGTATGATACTAAATATCTTGGTAAACTTTATTATCCGGCTCTAACTAGGCAAGTTGAATCCCGTGGTATTTTAGATAACCTCACAGCGACAAAGAAAGTTAAGTTTAATAGAAGGAAAGCTTTTAAATATGCTGGTATTGGTTTATTGGCGATCGTGGGGATGTTTATTTTGGTAATGAAGTATTCAAAAGAAGTTGATTATATTTCTTATGTTGCAGCTAAATTTAAGCATACAAAAAATATCATCAAAGAGGTTCCTCTCAGTAGTAAAGCTGGTGATGAGCTTGTGTATGCTTATGAACAACTAGGTTATATTAATTCTCAATTGAATGGTAGCCAGGAAGGTCATTTTAATTTTCAAGATGATAAAATTAATCCTTATATAGAACATACTTTTATTAATGAAACACTTGAGCGAGCTTATCATAACCATTTGTTAAAGTTTTTCTGGCCAGCAGTTACAAACTATATTACTGATCAGTTAGCAAAAAATATTAAAACTAACTCTCAAGAGGTATATGATACCCTTAGGATGTATCAAATGCTTGTTAAGCCTGAGCGTAGAAATTCAGAAGATTTAATTAATTGGTTTATGTCTCAATGGGATAGTTTTGCACCAAGTGGTTATACTGGGAAGGATAAAAAGATATTTTCTTTCCATTTGAAGAGTTTATTTGATGATAAATTCCCGGATGATTCTCCAGTATTTAACCCTAATAATTCTTTAGTCAATATTGCAATGCAAAAGGCTAGGAATACACCAACAACTTTAAGAGTGATTAAAAAATTGAAGGACATGTCTTTACCTCCAAATATTAGGGATATCAGTTTATCCATAGCTGCTGGTAATAATGCTTCCTTAATGTTGCAACATAAGGATGGTAGATCTGTCGTTGATATGAGTATTCCAGCTTTTTATACGCGGGGAGCTTATCATGATTTATTTTTAGAGAATATAGATAAAACGATACAATCTGTTATTGAAGAATTATCTTGGGTTTTAAATGATGATTTAGCCAGAACATCACCTAAATTGAGTACCATTGGCTACAAACAAAAATTGAAAGAAGATGTTATTCAATATTATTTGATTGAATTTACTGATCAGTGGAATAAATTTATTAATAATATCACAGTAAGACCAGTTAAGAATTTAGAAGATGCTGCCTTTTTGTCAAAACAGTTGGCTGATCCTAGTTCTCCCATAGTGAATTTCATTAGATTTGTAAGTAGAGAATTAAATCTAACTGGAACAGAGGATGGTTATGCTGGTGATTGGTTTAAGAGGACAGTTTCTGGATTGCAACAAAATAGAAAAAAAATTATAGGGGAGATTTCTGGTGAACGAACACAGTATAGGTTATCCCCAGAGAAATTAGTCGAAGATCAGTTTAGATCATTACTAGATATAGGAAATAAAATAGTCAGAGTAGATGATCTTAATGGAAATCCTGTGAGTAAACTATTTGAAGATGTTTACAATTTAATTTACCCACTTTCATTAGTTGTTAAAAATGATCCGACAGCACCACATCAGGAAGAATCAGTATTTGGACAAATCAAAGGGCGAGCTTTAACTTTGCCGGATCCTTTGAAGTCTATTCTACTGGATTTAGTAGATGGCTCTCAAAGTCATGCAATTCAAGAAATTAAGACAACGATTAATAATAAGGTGACGGGTGTTTTCTCTGAAATATGTCATGGCACTATTATGTCAAAGTATCCTTTTAATAAAAACTCTCAAAATGATATATCTGTTTCTGATTTTAATAGGATATTTGCACCATCAGGCGAACTGGAACATTTTTTTAAAGAGAATAATATTGAGGAGTTAATTCAACAACAGACCTATGGAAATAGCCAGACAAATTATATAGATCCTAAAATAGCAAGAGCTTATAATAATTTTTTGAAGATCAAGAATTCATTTTTTATAGGTGGGAATGAGCTTAAAATGACATTTGATGTTAAACCAGTGGCACTGTCATCAAATGTATTTCAAGCTGATTTAGACATTGATGGTCAGAAAATAAGATACAGCCATGGTTATCCTACTACAACTAGAGTTGTTTGGCCTGGGCCTAATAATGGAAACTTGATTAAATTGACATTACAAACTAATGATGGTGCCATAAAGATTGTGAATTTTTCTGGTCCTTGGGCTTTATTTAGGTTTTATGATAAATCTAAAGTTATTAAGTCAGGTGTTGGCTACAGAGTGATATCGTATGTTTTAGATGGGAAATATTCTATTAATTTAGAAATTAGATCAGATATGTCAAATTTTCCAATTTGGGATAATGCGATCCAGCGTTTTTCTTGTCCTCATTAG
- the tssK gene encoding type VI secretion system baseplate subunit TssK, producing the protein MLPKQKVLWVEGMMMEPQHFQEQDRYFENLINKKDSIFAPYPWGFLQLEIDRALLEQNKLAIQKAKGVFPDGTPFDMPGHDPLPCPIDLKKEHQGEVVCLVLSLDILGNSYIDMDTEQNGNSRYVVIENEVVDRNHGMAQDGTPQSTHIQMATLNARLMLQKMITGSETVLPICRVREFSQDGHSIFLDENFLPPLLDFRAIGWLRSSIEEIIGIISSRLSYIGEDYFDQSIGNLSELLELLLLQIFNEYKLKLNHLISLPLVHPERIFFILLEMLGKISFVPGAEKFRGIGDIVYEHESLHVSFFNLFRSLRGALSLIIESPSVGLQFVDTGDGIYIHQNDPQLRVEKIIFAVSANMPSDKLKLIFPAQTKIGPADLISNLIELQLPGIRMIPLVTPPRYVPYYPSSVYFELDNQDDLYRKTLSSVSIAVSIVGDFPSLRFDVWGIRERRVK; encoded by the coding sequence GTGCTTCCAAAGCAAAAAGTATTGTGGGTTGAAGGTATGATGATGGAGCCCCAACATTTTCAGGAACAAGATCGCTATTTTGAGAATTTGATTAATAAAAAGGATAGTATTTTTGCTCCTTATCCGTGGGGGTTTTTACAGTTAGAGATTGATCGCGCCCTGTTGGAACAGAATAAATTAGCAATTCAAAAAGCTAAAGGGGTATTTCCTGATGGGACTCCATTTGATATGCCTGGTCATGATCCGTTGCCCTGTCCGATTGATTTGAAAAAAGAGCACCAGGGTGAGGTTGTTTGTTTGGTTTTGTCTCTTGATATTCTGGGCAATTCTTATATTGATATGGATACTGAGCAAAATGGTAACTCTAGGTATGTTGTTATAGAAAATGAGGTAGTAGACAGAAACCATGGGATGGCTCAAGATGGAACTCCTCAAAGTACACACATACAGATGGCGACTTTAAATGCTAGACTGATGCTGCAAAAAATGATCACAGGATCTGAGACAGTATTACCCATATGTAGAGTTAGAGAATTTTCACAAGATGGGCATAGCATATTTTTGGATGAGAACTTTTTACCACCCTTGCTTGATTTTAGAGCTATAGGCTGGTTGAGGAGCTCAATTGAGGAAATTATTGGTATTATATCCTCTAGACTTTCTTATATAGGAGAGGATTATTTTGATCAATCCATAGGAAACTTGTCTGAGTTATTAGAGTTATTGTTGTTACAGATTTTTAATGAATACAAGTTAAAGTTAAATCATTTAATTTCCCTCCCTCTGGTTCATCCAGAAAGAATATTCTTTATATTATTGGAAATGCTAGGAAAAATTTCTTTTGTGCCGGGTGCTGAAAAGTTTCGTGGCATAGGGGATATTGTGTATGAGCATGAATCTTTGCATGTTTCATTTTTTAATTTATTTAGATCTTTACGTGGTGCTTTATCCTTAATAATAGAGTCTCCTTCTGTTGGTTTACAATTTGTGGATACTGGTGATGGAATCTATATTCATCAGAACGATCCTCAATTGAGAGTGGAGAAAATTATTTTTGCTGTTAGTGCGAATATGCCATCAGATAAATTGAAGTTAATTTTCCCAGCTCAAACAAAGATAGGACCAGCGGATTTAATTTCTAATCTTATTGAATTACAGTTACCTGGAATTCGTATGATTCCTTTAGTTACACCACCTCGTTATGTGCCATATTATCCCAGTAGTGTGTATTTTGAATTGGATAATCAGGATGATTTGTATCGGAAGACTTTATCTTCTGTATCTATCGCAGTGAGTATCGTGGGTGATTTTCCTTCTTTAAGGTTTGATGTTTGGGGAATAAGAGAAAGAAGAGTTAAATGA
- a CDS encoding DUF4150 domain-containing protein, with translation MTAANNNGGGVAFVGVEPMAPGPGSNESLNVSGVPNVANYFLMGANQQNMATIRTNTVSNGSVIGVVSGTNSAQQQPVNGSGVYILQGMPKTRLGDMGTHNNNNSMGNQMVPSQTKYYIMS, from the coding sequence ATGACAGCAGCTAATAATAATGGTGGTGGAGTAGCATTCGTTGGAGTTGAGCCTATGGCTCCTGGCCCAGGTTCAAATGAATCACTTAATGTTTCGGGTGTTCCTAATGTTGCTAATTATTTTTTAATGGGAGCAAACCAGCAAAATATGGCAACTATCAGAACCAATACAGTTTCTAATGGCAGTGTTATTGGTGTGGTATCAGGAACCAATTCAGCTCAACAGCAACCAGTTAATGGTTCTGGTGTGTATATCTTACAAGGTATGCCAAAAACAAGATTAGGGGATATGGGCACCCATAATAATAATAATTCAATGGGTAATCAGATGGTTCCCAGTCAAACAAAGTATTACATAATGTCCTAA
- a CDS encoding DUF3540 domain-containing protein — MWGREIKIWSFLSFLQELVVMEYKSKVINEPVHKSVHYESEVMAVGQTVISYVDLDVENKFFLNDYPEYPVEIATSCLVSPSKGDKVSAIFDGQVMFIVFILERSEGDKVVTLDFKKYDLKLTASNVEMLVDNRVIFDTHEYIMRAEKTEFYSSLSKYVYNEMYTVAYNSYKEVKNSEEIKSKNFFIKVSQTYTLRNKVGFIQSDALLKIDGGQVHMG; from the coding sequence ATGTGGGGCCGAGAGATAAAAATTTGGAGTTTCCTGTCTTTCCTTCAGGAGTTAGTCGTTATGGAATATAAATCTAAAGTGATAAATGAGCCTGTTCATAAGTCAGTACATTATGAATCTGAAGTGATGGCAGTGGGTCAAACTGTTATTAGTTATGTTGACCTTGATGTAGAGAATAAGTTTTTTCTGAATGATTATCCCGAGTATCCTGTTGAAATTGCGACTAGTTGCTTAGTTTCTCCTAGTAAAGGAGATAAAGTTAGTGCTATCTTTGATGGTCAGGTCATGTTTATAGTTTTTATTTTAGAGAGGTCAGAAGGAGATAAAGTAGTTACACTTGATTTTAAGAAATATGACTTGAAACTTACAGCATCTAATGTCGAAATGTTAGTGGATAACAGAGTTATTTTTGATACACATGAGTACATTATGAGAGCGGAAAAAACAGAATTTTATTCCAGTTTATCAAAATATGTATATAATGAAATGTATACAGTAGCTTATAATTCTTATAAGGAAGTTAAGAATTCTGAGGAAATAAAGTCTAAAAACTTCTTCATAAAAGTTTCTCAGACTTATACATTGAGGAATAAGGTGGGGTTTATCCAATCAGACGCGCTTCTTAAAATAGATGGCGGTCAAGTTCATATGGGGTAA